A part of Vanessa tameamea isolate UH-Manoa-2023 chromosome 20, ilVanTame1 primary haplotype, whole genome shotgun sequence genomic DNA contains:
- the LOC113391465 gene encoding B1 protein-like isoform X1, which yields MIVFYILFRIVSHKLLIFFQISANCKNCMLLGKDERAMFRAHSDACRTQSQVEHQLIDNMLNGKLVDDPRLKNHVYCVLLKCKIISKDGKLQKAAVLGKMGTRLDGKNVTKVLENCANQPGERPEDLAWNLFRCGYDKKAVLFDFMPAGSNGTDENDAL from the exons ATGATTGTTTTTTACATATTGTTTCGTATCGTGTCTCAtaaattgcttatattttttcagaTATCAGCTAATTGCAAAAACTGTATG TTGCTTGGTAAAGATGAACGAGCAATGTTCCGCGCGCACTCCGACGCCTGCCGCACACAGTCCCAGGTGGAACACCAGCTAATCGACAATATGCTTAATGGCAAGCTGGTGGACGACCCGCGCTTGAAAAACCACGTCTATTGCGTACTTCTTAAATGCAAAATAATCAGCAAGGACGGCAAGCTGCAGAAGGCTGCGGTTCTGGGGAAGATGGGTACTCGCCTCGATGGGAAGAACGTCACTAAG GTCCTAGAAAATTGTGCTAATCAACCTGGTGAGAGACCAGAGGACCTAGCATGGAACCTCTTCCGTTGTGGTTACGACAAGAAGGCCGTACTCTTCGACTTCATGCCCGCAGGGTCGAATGGAACGGACGAGAACGACGCCTTGTAA
- the LOC113391465 gene encoding B1 protein-like isoform X2 gives MIVIFLFAMFSGIDQISANCKNCMLLGKDERAMFRAHSDACRTQSQVEHQLIDNMLNGKLVDDPRLKNHVYCVLLKCKIISKDGKLQKAAVLGKMGTRLDGKNVTKVLENCANQPGERPEDLAWNLFRCGYDKKAVLFDFMPAGSNGTDENDAL, from the exons AtgattgtcatttttttatttgctatgtTTTCTGGAATCGATCAG aTATCAGCTAATTGCAAAAACTGTATG TTGCTTGGTAAAGATGAACGAGCAATGTTCCGCGCGCACTCCGACGCCTGCCGCACACAGTCCCAGGTGGAACACCAGCTAATCGACAATATGCTTAATGGCAAGCTGGTGGACGACCCGCGCTTGAAAAACCACGTCTATTGCGTACTTCTTAAATGCAAAATAATCAGCAAGGACGGCAAGCTGCAGAAGGCTGCGGTTCTGGGGAAGATGGGTACTCGCCTCGATGGGAAGAACGTCACTAAG GTCCTAGAAAATTGTGCTAATCAACCTGGTGAGAGACCAGAGGACCTAGCATGGAACCTCTTCCGTTGTGGTTACGACAAGAAGGCCGTACTCTTCGACTTCATGCCCGCAGGGTCGAATGGAACGGACGAGAACGACGCCTTGTAA